The Deltaproteobacteria bacterium genome contains the following window.
TCGCGCTTGGCGCCGAGGATTGCGCCGATCGCCTGGCCGTCCTTGTCGGTGAGCGTGATGCGGAGGTCCGGGGCGTCGAGCCCGTACGGCGCGAGGTCGGCCGCGGGCTCGGCGGCGATGCTCGCGCCGCGGAGGTCGTGCAGGTCGTCGACGAAGCGCGAGATGGCCGTCTCCTTGGGCTTCTTGCCCTCACCGCCCTCGACCGTCCAGGCGTTGTCGCCGGCGCGCGCCAGCGTCGCGCCCGCGCCGCCGTCCTTGCGCTCGATCACGATCCGGCCCACTCGCGACTGCTCGAAGGCGAGCACCGTCTTGTCGCGGAAGTCGTTCGCCTGCTTGCCGAGCGAGCGCGGCGTCCAGTCGCCCAAAGCGTAGACCGTCGGCTGGCTGGCGCGCTTGGCGTACACCAGCTTCTGCGTGCCCTGCGTGCCTTCGCTGCCGAGGAGCAGCGTCTGCGTCTCGGCGCCGTCCTTGCCGGTGGCGACCGTCACCGTCAGGCGGGGCTGGTCGAGGCCGTATTTACCTAAGTCGGCCGGCGCGTCGTCCGGGAAGTCTGTGGCGCGGGTGCTGCGCAGCGTCGAGAGGTACGAGCGTACCTCCGTCGAGTCGGCGGGCTGGTCCCCGGGCTCGACCACCCAGGCATCCTTCCCCTTCCGTGCGAGCGTGGTCGTCTGGCCGCTGCTGGTGATGTCGACGCGCTGCACGTCGTCGTCCTGGAAGGTGACCAGCTGCTTGTCGCGCAGGTCCTTCGCCTGCTTGTTGAGGCCGTACTGCAGGGACGACGTCGTCAGGTAGAGCTTCGGCTCGTCGTCCTTGCGGACGTAGCTCTTGCCGCCGATCGCCGTGTTCTTGCCGACCGCGATGGGCGGCGGCTCGGCGCCCGACTTGACGCTCAGCTTGACGAGCGGGCTCGGCTTGTCGAGCCCGAAGGCCGCGGGGTCCTGGGGCGCCTCGTCGAGCGTGCGCTGCACCTCGGCGTCGGCCAGCGTGTTGACGAGGCCCTTCACCGTCGCCTCGTCGGCGGGCGCGTCGACCGGCTTCACGAGGCGCCAGCCCTGGTCGCCCTTCTTGAGCGCGATCTCCCGGTCCGGAAAGACGAGGTCGATGCCGGTGATGGCGTCCTTGTCGACGCCGAGGAGCTTCGCCTTCTTGCCCTCCTCACGCGCCTTCGGCACCTCGTAGACCCACAGGTAGGTACCGAGCCCGGCCACGAGGACGAGGAGGACGAAGATCCGGCGCCAGCTCACTCCGATCTCCGCCGCCACCAGAGCGCGATGCCGCTCGCGATCAGGAGCTCGGGGATGATCAGCACGGAGAGGTAGAAGACCTGGACCGCCTGCGCCTCGGTCAGCTCGGCGCGCGAGGCGCGGATGGTACGGCTGCGGATCGAGACCAGCTCCTCCTGGCCGACGAGCCAGCCGATGGCGTTCAAGAAGAGGTCGCCGTTCAGCCGCGACGCCCCGAGCTGCTGGTTGTCGGCGAAGAGCGACGTGCCGAAGACGACGAGCCGCGCCTCGTCGGGCGCCGGCTTGCCCTCGGTGGCCGCCGCGGGCGTGACACCGAGGTCCTTCAGCTTGGCCGTCACCGCCACCGCCACGGTGAGCGGGCCCTTCCGGTCCGTGTCCTCCACGGTCGCCGTCCCCTTGGAGAACAGCTCGTCCACCTTGGTGAGCGCGCGACTCGAGGCGCTCGTCTTGACCAGCGCCGTGGCCTGGAGACCCTTCTTGCCGGTCGAATCGGGCTCGACGGTCCGGGTCTGCGGGTACTGCGTGTAGTCGCGGAAGTTCTGCGTGATCGGGTGCGAGCCGTAGGTCTTGGTGATCGGCGTGATGCCCATGGAGGGACCGGCGAAGAGCCGGAGCTCGCGGTCGATCACGATGTCGTTCCCGAGCTTGACGCCCCAGTCGGCGAGGAAGCCGGCGAGCCGGTCACCACCCTCGCGCGGGCCGACCAGCGCGAGCAGGTGCCCGCCGCGCTTGAGGTAGGCGTCGAGCGCCTGGACCTCGTGCTCGTCGAGCGGGCGGGCGGGGCCGGCGACGACCACCGCGCTCGCGTCATCCGGGATGGTCTCCGCCGCGGGCAGCACGAGCGGCTTCACCTCGTAGTTCTCCTGCTCGAGCGCGAGCTTCGCGCCCGCATAGCCCTTCGGCTCCTGCTGGTCGGCGATGTCGGCCTCGCCGTCCCCCTCGGCGAAGTAGACCACCTTCTTCGTCGTGCCGGTGACGCGGATGAGTCCGTTGGTGATGTTCTCCTCCGTCGGCTGCGTCACGACGAACGATTCCTTGCCGTACTGGAGGTTCACGCTCCGCGCCGTCGTGATCTTCATCTGCTCGACGAGCGGCGGGTCCTTGTCCGGGTCGACGAGCCGGAACTTCACGCGCGACGGGTTCGCGTACTTGTAGCTGTCGAGGAGGCTCTGGAGCTGCGGGTCCTGGCCCCCCTCGACGAAGGCCGTCATCTCGAGGTCCTCCCCGAGGGCACCCACCACCTTCTTCGACTGCGGCGAGAGCGTGTAGACGCCCGCCTCGGTCAGGTCCCACCGATGGTGATGGCGGTAGAGGAGGTAGTTGGCGCCCGCGGCCAGCGCGAGGAAGAGGACCGTGTAGAGCGCGGCGCTCGCGCCGTAGCGCGTCGAGCGCGCGCCGAGCGCGGCGCGGAAGCCCTCGAAGCCGTAGGCCAGGTAGGCGAGCACGAGCGCCGCGCCGGCGACCAGGTTGAGCAGCACGTACGGGTCGGCCAGGTTGCGGAGCAACGCGGTGGCGACGAAGCCGAACGCGAGAAAGACGAGGCCCAGGAGCCCGAAGAGCGATGCGGTGCGGCCCACCTCTACCTCACCTCCAGCGGACCGACTCGACCGAGCGCTGGGTCAGGAAGATGCCGATCAGGATGACGGTGGCGAAGTAGGCGAGGTCACGGGTGTCGATGATGCCCTTCAGCAGGGTCTGGAAGTGCTCGGTGATCGACACGTACTTGATGGCCGCCGCCCCAGCGCCCTGGAGCGTCTCGCCGAGCCACCCGATCGTGTAGAGCACGAGCAGCGCGAACAGCGCCCCGACGTACGCGATCACCACGTTGTCGGTGAAGGACGAGATGAGCGTGCCGATGACGAGGAAGGCCGTCGCCATCAGCGCGAGTGCGAGGTAGCCCGTGAGCATGAGCTTCACCTCGGGGTTGCCGTAGAGGAGGAGCAGCACGCCGAAGAACCCCGACAGCGCCACCATCAGGAGCACGAGCACCAGGCCGCCCAGGAACTTGCCGAGCACGATCTCCCCCACCCGGACCGGCGAGGTGAGGAGGAGCTCGTAGGTGCCGGCGCGCTTCTCCTCGGGGAACATCCGCATGGTGATCGCCGGCACGATGAAGATGAGGAGCACGGCCATGTTGTGGAGCAGGGGGACGATCACCATCTCGTTCAGGTTGAATCGCGAGAGCATCTCCGGGTTCCGCATCATGCTGTAGATCCGGAGGCTCGTGTTGAACGCCGTCAAGAGCGCGTAGAAGAAGTAGCCGGCGAGCGCGAGATAGGCCGCGATCAGCACGTAGGCGACGGGCGACGCGAAGTAGGAGCGGATCTCCTTGCCGGCGATGGTGAGGACGTTGCTCATCACGCCTCCTCCTCGGCCGCGGCCCGGGCGCGCGCACCGTCACCCGCGTCGCGCGAGATGGCCTCGATGAAGACCTCTTCCAGCGACCGCGTCCGGGTGAGGTTCGCGAGCTGATCCTCGAGGACGACGCGCCCCTCGTTGATGATGACCACTTTGTCGCACACCTGGGACACCTCGGGGAGGATGTGCGTCGACAGCACGACCGTGCGCTGGGCGCCGAGCGTCCTGATGAGGCTCCGGATCTCGATGATCTGGCGCGGGTCGAGGCCGATCGTCGGCTCGTCGAG
Protein-coding sequences here:
- a CDS encoding DUF4340 domain-containing protein, with amino-acid sequence MSWRRIFVLLVLVAGLGTYLWVYEVPKAREEGKKAKLLGVDKDAITGIDLVFPDREIALKKGDQGWRLVKPVDAPADEATVKGLVNTLADAEVQRTLDEAPQDPAAFGLDKPSPLVKLSVKSGAEPPPIAVGKNTAIGGKSYVRKDDEPKLYLTTSSLQYGLNKQAKDLRDKQLVTFQDDDVQRVDITSSGQTTTLARKGKDAWVVEPGDQPADSTEVRSYLSTLRSTRATDFPDDAPADLGKYGLDQPRLTVTVATGKDGAETQTLLLGSEGTQGTQKLVYAKRASQPTVYALGDWTPRSLGKQANDFRDKTVLAFEQSRVGRIVIERKDGGAGATLARAGDNAWTVEGGEGKKPKETAISRFVDDLHDLRGASIAAEPAADLAPYGLDAPDLRITLTDKDGQAIGAILGAKRDTKYYVMKAGGQTVYEARDYMYTRLDKRPGDFVEAAEKAGSATTVPANPASPPADDESEGEDEE
- a CDS encoding ABC transporter permease; this encodes MSNVLTIAGKEIRSYFASPVAYVLIAAYLALAGYFFYALLTAFNTSLRIYSMMRNPEMLSRFNLNEMVIVPLLHNMAVLLIFIVPAITMRMFPEEKRAGTYELLLTSPVRVGEIVLGKFLGGLVLVLLMVALSGFFGVLLLLYGNPEVKLMLTGYLALALMATAFLVIGTLISSFTDNVVIAYVGALFALLVLYTIGWLGETLQGAGAAAIKYVSITEHFQTLLKGIIDTRDLAYFATVILIGIFLTQRSVESVRWR